acactcctatgcaCGCAcatactcctatacacacacagtcCTATGCACACACACtagtatgcacacacacactcctatacacacagattcacactccTATTTAGACACACtcctatgcacacacacactcgcactcctatatacacacacacactcccacacttgtGTATACACACATACgctcctatatacacacacattcctatacacacacacacacacacacacacacactctcctatgcacacatacactcccatacacacactctcctgTACGCATACACATTCTCCTATACGCATACACACTCCAATATAGACACATACACTCCTATGCATACAAACTcgcactcatatacacacacacgccctatccacacacacactcctatactcacacacatactcctatacacacagattcacactccTATGTGCTCACACTCCTATGCACAAACACACttgcactcctatacacacacactcccacactcgtGTATACACACATACgctcctatatacacacacactcctatgcacacatacactcccatatacacacactctcctatacacacacattctcctaTACGCATACACACTCCAATATAGATACACACACTCCTATGCATACAAACTcgcactcatatacacacacacgccctatccacacacacactcctatactcacacacacactcctatacacacagattcacactccTATGTACACACACtcctatgcacacacacacactcgcactcctatacacacccacacactcccacactcgtGTATACACACATACGCtcctatatatacacacatattcctatccacacacacactcctatgcacacatacactcccatacacacactctcctgTACGCATACACACTCACCTGTACGCATACACACTCcaatatagacacacacacactcgcatgcacacacactcgcactcgtatgcacacacacacactcgcacgcaCATTCACACTCGTATACACACATGCACtccaatatacacacacactcctatgcacatgcactcatatacacacacacacacacacacacacacacacactccaatatacacacactcctatatatatatatatacacacacactctctcctatATGCACACtcactcctatatacacacacacccactcactcacatatacacacacccacacgtaTTTATTCCATCAGTCACTATTTCCCAAGGAATAATTCCTGGTACACAGTTTGTAGTTGCTGTTAAAAACTTTGTTCATTTTTAAGAGTCCTGCGGCCCACATGAACCAAGCTTCAACAGCACAATGTGTGGTAATCAGAAACACTGAATGCAGATTTTGGTACACAACACTTAAACCATTTATTAAAACAACCAAAAAATATCAAATTCTTCCAGTAAAATCAACAGCAATAAATTTTCCAATGATTCTTAAATGGGTCAAAAGTGCCTTTCTGCAATATCTTGAGAATGAGTTTAATATTTGAAACAGTGATGGAGATGTTGAGCTTGGTTTGTTGATACACTAGGTAAATGGTTTCTTAGCATTACACATGAATATTCTTCACGAGTGATGATGCTGATGGTCTGTGTTTTAGGAATCCATCTcatattcctccacactgcgTCTGCCAAAGTCCATCCAACCTGCGTAATCTCGGTCATGCATCTGATGCAGCACATCACGGACCTGATAACGGTCAGCATGGCTCAATGAGCCAGCTGTTTGAACAAAAGTATTCATTAGACTTGGCATTTTACCTTTTCATTAGCTCCCCCTTCAGAAAGTATTGTCACTCACTGGgtatgggacacacacacacacacacacacacacacacacacacatactgactctcactagAGTACAATCCTACacacagtcaacatggctttgtgcgtgggaaatcatgcctcaagaacatgattgagttttttgaagaggtaacaaagaggattgagaagggcagagtagtggacgtgatctatatggacttcagttcgacaaggttccccatgggagactggttagcaaggttagatctcatggaatacagggagaactagctgtttggatatagaactggctcaaaggtagaagacagagggtggtgatggaaggttgtttttcagactggaggcctgtgaccagtggagttccgcaAGAGatttagattcccaacagtatggaaacaggccattcggcccaacaagtccacagcgactctccaaagagtaacctacccagacccatttccctaccttatgtttaccccagactaatgcacctaacactacgggcaatgtagcatggtcaattcacctgaccggcacaaaTTTGGACTGtgtaaggaaaccagagcacccggaggaaacccacacagacacggggagaatgtacaaactccacacagactgttgcctgaggctggaattgaaccgggtccctggcactgtgaggcaaatgctaaccactgacccaccgtgccaccccaaaggatcagttctgagtccactacttttcatcatttatataaatgatttggatgtgagcataagaggtacagttagtaagtttgctgatgataccaacaTTGGgggtgtagttgacagtgaagaaggttacctcagattacaacgggatcttgatcagatgggccaatgggctgagaagtggcagatggagtttaatttagataaatgcaaggtgctggattttgggaaagcaaatcttagcaggacttatacacttaatggtaaggtcctagggactgtggctgaacaaagagaccttggagtgcaggttcatagctccttgaaagtggagtcgcaggtagataggatagtgaaggtgtttggtatgctttcttttattggtcagagtattgagtacaggagttgggaggtcatgttgcggctgtacaggacattggttaggccactgttggaatattgcgtgcaattctggtctccttcctattggaaagatgttgtgaaacttgaaaggcttcagaaaggatttaaaaggatgttgccagggttggaggatttgagctacagggagaggctgaacaggctggggttgttttccgtggagtgtcggaggccaaggggtgaccttatagaggtttacaccatcatgaggggcatggataggataaataggcaaagtctcttccctggggtcggggagtccagaactaaagggcataggtttagggtgagaggggaaagatataaaagagacctaaggggcagctttatcatgcagagggtggtacgtgtgtggaatgagctgccagaggaagtggtagaggctggtacaattacatcatttaaaggatatctggatgggtatatgaataggaagggtttggagggatatgggccgggtgctggcaggtgggacgagattgggttgggatatctggttgtcatggatgagttggaccgaagggtctgtttccgtgctgtacatctctatgactcgatgactctgactctatttgGGATTCaggtcccacacactgactctcactggggtacagtctcccacacactgactctcactggggcacagtcccacacacactgactctcactggggcacagtcccatacacactgactctcagtggggtaATGGTCCATTCTACGGTCTGGTACATGATCTAAGTTGTCATGTGGTACCCCTAAGCCTATTGTAGTTGGTGGCCAGTGACTCCGAGATGAATGTGGAGAGGACAGGGGGTGGTTTCAGACTGCTGAGtcattggatcaggatcaggtTGGGCTGGGTCAGTTCAAACTTGatgtttttaaaagcaagttgttATACAATTTTACAGTTAGCTTTAAAACTCATCAACTGAAGAAGGtcaagagagaaacaaagtgatCCCTATGAGCCAGCAAAGGATGCTTCCTTTGGACACTTTATTGAAAGTTATTTTTTGGATGTTGCCTATAGCCAGGACCAGGTCGAATGTGATGCTCTGCACAGTGGAAGAGTCAGGTACCCAACCAACAGTCACGTTACTGAGGGGCACAGTGAATCAGCAGCTGCTGGAATGGAAGCTTTATTAAAATCTGTGTTCCATCAATCGAGTTACTCTGATCCAGTATCCTTGGTACTACCAACTCCACTCCGACATCCACTTTCAACGCTATTGTAGTTTTGAATGAAGTTTATCAACACCAAGACTCAATTATTCACAGAATAGTTACAGCACAgtggaggccatttagcccgtCATCCCTGCACAGGCTTTTGATGATTCTAGATTAGTCTTCCATCTTCCCAGTGAATAATCTCAAACTCTGCTGTGCATGATCTCCCCACACCAACTCCTGTCCAGAGCTCTCTTCCTTTGCTAACCAGCAAATCCCACCTCCCAGTCTGAGTATCTTTCAAAACCTCACAGCTTCCAATCTGTAAAGCTGCCCCCAACTCCTCAGTTATTATCCCACTCCTTCATTCAACCCCTCCCCCCAATTGATGACCATTCAGCCTCGTCGTTCCCTCCGTTAaattctctgcctccttctccTTCTTTTAAAAGGACCCCCACCTAAAAATAATACGTTCCTTTCCTCTTGAGTCTTTTACAGCTTCAGGTAATTTCAAAGCAATAAATAACCAACGAGGTGGTCACTGTTATGTTTAGAAATTAGAAATGGAACTAACACACggcaagattccacaaacaggCAATGTGATACCAAACCACCTTGAACAGTTactgcacagaaagaggccattcagcccactctgTCTGCACCAGCTAAATGAACTCCGTGCCCATCCTAATTCCACTTGCCAGTTCCTTGTCCCTGGCATTGCAGATTCCAGTGCGTTAGGTGCTTTAATCTCAATCAGTaaattgggcagggaattccagacacccaccatcctTTGTAATCAAGGTTTTCCTTAGGTCCTCTTGAATTGTTTTACCAATCACTTTCAAAATGTCTCCCACCCATCTACCTTTCAAAATGTCTCCCACCCATCTACCCCCAGCAACTGACCTCTTCACCAGAAGAAAGTGGTCTTCCCTTATCCAAGCCCCTGTACACCTTGATTCATCCTTCAACCCACTCTGTTCAAAAGAAAACAACTCAGTCTTTCCCCATAGCTGCAACGTTCAAACCCTGGAAACATTCCTGTCAATCCCCTTTAATAATAAGCTGATCATCTAAATCAGTGATATTGATTATGCACGGACGCTGGACAGAACACCAGAGATTACCCTCTGTCTCTTTGTGAAATAGGCACCCTGGGATCTTtggcagtgtagcactccctcagtgtgaCACCAGGACTCCTCCCTTGGATTACCTGCTCAGTTACtttaatgatttttaaaagaaaactcaaCATCCATCCAGTTTCTTTTAGACTCTTATGGTGCCTGTAGGACAtttcactgtattaaaggtgctACGTAACTGCAGGATGGTAatagagtgagaggagggtgaAAGGGTTTACATAGAACCCTTGTCCAATGGAGGAACTTACCTTCCTGAATCTGGGATAGCAGTTTGGATATCAGATCATCTGCTTTTAAAGCTGCAGCTTTGCGTTCCAGTGAAACTGCTCCATTTCCTGATAGATACTTGGCAGTACGTTCCAGAATAATGCCTCCGTTATTGTGAGGGCCAGTTAATGGTTTTGACAAGCAGCCTGTTGCCAAGGTAACCACTAGGACACTGAGGTACACTGTGTGGGTCATATctgaaaagttaaaatcacacatcgACATGCAGGAATAATGCACAGGTTAAACAATGCCAGGGAGATTACAACAGATCGGCAGAGATCAGCCACTTTGGAGCTAAAAAGAGTAATACATTATAGAATATAAACGCCTAAAGATAAGAAAATTAGAGGTTTGTACAGATGCAAGGATTGGGGAATATAAATTGCTGAAATGCCAAGAGGAGCTCCaaaaataatcaaaaaagaaaattgaataaataaaacaaaaagcagcagatgctggaaatctgaaagtcaaacagaagttgctggagaaactcatcatctgtgaagacagaaacagttaACAATGTGAGtgcactgacccttcttcagaatttctcAAGTGACCTGGTTCTGAAAAAAagtgtcactggatctgaaacagtAACTCTGCTTTTACTCCATGAATATTGGAACCTATTTCTGAGGATGTGAATATAAGTTTGTAGATATGGTTGGGCTCCAGAAGGTTACTGTGATCAAATCAATGCCAGACACCAGAGGAATGGATTCTAACCTTGGAGGGAGTGTCACGGAAATGGACCAAATGATATCTGTCTGTCAAAGGTTAAATAACAAGGTGAGACTGTACAAACTAGGGTCAT
Above is a window of Hemiscyllium ocellatum isolate sHemOce1 chromosome 32, sHemOce1.pat.X.cur, whole genome shotgun sequence DNA encoding:
- the LOC132830973 gene encoding cholecystokinin-like, which produces MTHTVYLSVLVVTLATGCLSKPLTGPHNNGGIILERTAKYLSGNGAVSLERKAAALKADDLISKLLSQIQEAGSLSHADRYQVRDVLHQMHDRDYAGWMDFGRRSVEEYEMDS